The following proteins are co-located in the Bombus pascuorum chromosome 3, iyBomPasc1.1, whole genome shotgun sequence genome:
- the LOC132905217 gene encoding histone-lysine N-methyltransferase SMYD3, with protein sequence MSKSDNFIKKGTTILTAKPFAYVLCSKYKNVRCDYCFKSGKLFRCSACQYVYYCNQSCQQMSWPMHSKECARLKKFSPWGISNVARLMARIIIKLNQGGDEERGYYNETSYRKFKDLMSHCSEIKKDEKKMEHFVCLCNVLHKFLEDMPMPSTAELLGIYGRITINSFSIFNLDMNIGVGIYLGPSILDHSCKPNAVATFEGTTITVKAIEDLPSLDLSQIRIPYIDVIKTTRDRRAELQSSYYFWCDCEKCEKPEPMAEAVACPNKLCTYPCAPNADLCEKCNTKFPENFKEIFDEISEFTAYHLENMKNIAYLDVSKTCLSRQEGILHPLNVQHVQTLQTAFDSSINLQHWEEAESYAKELINGYLTYYGEIHPSTGILYLSIGKLEVYLKKLKQAIKTLRKASLILTITHGAQHSVIVENLKPLLYQATIEDFSES encoded by the exons atgagcAAAAGTGAcaactttattaaaaaaggcACCACTATTCTTACCGCCAAACCATTTGCTTATGTACtttgttcaaaatataaaaatgtccGATGTGATTATTGCTTTAAAAG TGGAAAACTCTTCAGATGTTCTGCCTGTCAGTATGTTTATTATTGTAATCAATCTTGTCAACAAATGTCTTGGCCCATGCATAGTAAAGAATGTgcaagattaaaaaaattttcaccATGGGGTATATCAAATGTTGCAAGACTAATGGcacgtataattataaaattaaatcaagGGGGAGATGAAGAAAGAGGATATTATAATGAAACTagttataggaaatttaaggACTTAATGTCTC ATTGTTCTGAGATAAAAAAGGATGAGAAAAAAATGGAACATTTTGTATGCTTATGTaatgttttacataaatttcttGAAGATATGCCTATGCCAAGTACTGCAGAATTATTGGGTATTTATGGCAGAATTACTATTAATTCttttagtatatttaatttggATATGAATATTGGTGTTGGTATTTATTTGGGACCTTCTATTCTGGATCATAGTTGCAAACCTAATGCTGTAGCAACCTTTGAGGGAACTACCATAACTGTTAAAGCAATAGAAGATCTTCCTTCTTTAGATTTGTCTCAG ATAAGGATACCATACATCGATGTAATTAAAACAACGAGAGATAGACGTGCAGAACTACAAAGTTCGTATTATTTTTGGTGTGACtgtgaaaaatgtgaaaaaccAGAACCAATGGCAGAAGCAGTAGCATGTCCAAACAAACTTTGTACATATCCTTGTGCCCCGAATGCTGATTTATGTGAAAAGTGTAATACAAAATTCccagaaaattttaaagaaatttttgatgAAATATCTGAGTTTACTGCATACCATCTAGAAAACATGAAGAATATTGCCT ATCTGGACGTAAGCAAAACGTGTCTCTCAAGACAAGAAGGTATTTTACATCCTCTCAATGTGCAGCATGTACAGACTTTACAAACTGCTTTTGACTCCTCTATAAATTTGCAACATTGGGAAGAAGCTGAATCCTACGCTAAAGAACTTATTAATGGCTATTT aACATATTATGGAGAAATTCATCCGTCAACTGGAATACTTTATTTATCAATAGGAAAACTTGAggtatatttgaaaaagttaaaaCAAGCTATCAAAACGTTAAGAAAGGCTAGTTtgatattaacaataacacATGGAGCACAACATAGTGTGAtagtagaaaatttgaaaccactTCTTTATCAAGCCACTATAGAAGACTTCAGTGAatcataa
- the LOC132905213 gene encoding rab-like protein 6 — MFSAFKRLAGKSDGVGNISPRPAHQSMPTTLQRKFAKGVQYNMKIIIKGDRNVGKTCLFHRLQGQKFIEEYIPTEEIQVTSIQWNYKATDDIVKVEVWDVVDKGRRRKKLEGLKMDNSQSENIIEEPALDAEFLDVYKGTNGVIIMMDITKSWTFDYVQRELPKIPNHIPVIVLGNHCDMSHHRTVTSDHVTYFIDSLHERTAQVRYAESSMRNGFGLKLLHKFFNLPFLQLQRETLLKQLETNEEETRLTIQELDLFQDSDDANYNKFLDNLVNRRRALADSVSASILVPNVTSSLSNHNISSNGNINVNVEVKRSISMPGPIGGGTPIPVKNIDFKSIPKKENFTNTSEIQAVPIKNSQITSVLSSTQNISKSDSKMAELLSENSDRRDSISKPQSLMSKIFGNKKEDEIDKGTHINSPNTSVPLTSVEDFVPDDGLLDRSFLEDSSQVSPQKVQHEELDSESDTETANPLVAGYEDDLSSADEATPPIQPKLAENPLSKQKHKRETLSHAEINPEKLRQITKRDSISSIDQELQISNNYDISEQQEINSDAFDSWLRRDSKWRQSPEGGEDVSSNSTRKDRLELSDKSLDVSVTSSNVHLELLDNTSVRHMSSDGGSPVLKEKKKHKEKTEDREKKKKKKSKDKEKDKEKIDKAEKKKKRSLHRSRDENRERDELEEFLNGSVTRIGVDVAYEAI; from the exons atGTTTTCTGCATTTAAAAGACTAGCTGGAAAGTCAGATGGAGTTGGCAATATATCTCCTAGACCAGCTCATCAATCTATGCCAACAACTTTACagagaaaatttgcaaaaggTGTACAATATAATA tgaaaattattataaaggGTGACAGAAATGTAGGAAAGACTTGTCTATTTCATAGACTTCAAGGCCAAAAATTTATAGAGGAATATATACCGACGGAGGAAATACAAGTAACCAGTATTCAATGGAATTATAAAGCTACTGATGATATCGTTAAAGTTGAAGTTTGGGATGTTGTAGATAAAGGACGACGTAGAAAAAAGTTAGAAGGTTTAAAAATGGACAATTCGCAGtctgaaaatattattgagGAGCCCGCATTAGATGCAGAATTTCTTGATGTTTATAAAGGGACCAATGGTGTCATTATTATGATGGATATTACAAAATCTTGGACATTTGATTATGTACAAAGAGAACTTCCAAAAATTCCTAACCATATTCCAGTAATTGTTTTAGGAAATCATTGTGATATGTCACATCACAGAACTGTTACATCGGATCATGTAACGTACTTTATTGATTCGTTACATGAAAGAACAGCGCAA GTCAGGTACGCAGAATCATCTATGAGAAATGGCTTTGGATTAAAACTTTTGCACAAATTCTTtaatcttccttttcttcaaCTGCAAAGAGAAACATTATTGAAACAGCTTGAAACTAATGAAGAGGAGACACGTTTGACAATACAAGAACTTGATCTCTTTCAAGATAGTGACGATGccaattataacaaatttttggaTAATCTTGTTAACAGAAGAAGAGCACTTGCTGATTCTGTCTCTGCCAGTATTCTAGTCCCTAATGTTACATCTTCTTTGAGCAATCATAATATATCTTCCAATGgcaatataaatgtaaatgttgAAGTTAAAAGATCAATATCTATGCCCGGCCCAATCGGAGGTGGAACTCCTATTCCAGTGAAAAATATAGACTTTAAATCAATAccaaagaaggaaaattttacaaacacTTCTGAAATTCAAGCAGTTCctattaaaaattcacagaTTACATCTGTATTATCTAGtacacaaaatatttcaaaatcagATTCTAAAATGGCTGAACTTTTAAGTGAAAATTCTGACAGACGAGATTCAATTAGCAAACCGCAATCACTTATGTCAAAAATATTTGgtaataaaaaggaagatgAAATAGATAAAGGAACGCATATTAATAGCCCAAATACAAGTGTACCCTTAACTAGTGTCGAAGATTTTGTACCAGATGATGGATTATTAGATCGATCATTTTTAGAAGATAGTAGTCAAGTTTCACCACAAAAGGTACAGCATGAGGAGCTGGATTCTGAAAG TGATACTGAAACTGCAAATCCCTTGGTTGCCGGATATGAAGATGACTTATCATCAGCTGACGAAGCAACGCCTCCTATTCAACCTAAATTAGCTGAAAATCCATTAAGCAAACAAAAACACAAGCGTGAAACTTTATCGCATGCAGAAATAAATCCGGAGAAACTGCGACAAATTACGAAACGTGATTCTATTTCATCTATAGATCAAGAATTACAAATATCGAACAATTATGACATAAGTGAACAACAAGAGATTAACTCGGATGCATTTGATAGTTGGCTTCGACGTGATTCCAAATGGAGACAAAGCCCCGAGGGTGGTGAAGATGTAAGCAGTAATAGCACCAGAAAAGATAGATTGGAGCTGAGTGACAAAAGTTTAGATGTTAGTGTAACAAGTTCTAATGTGCATTTAGAGTTGCTCGACAATACCAGCGTACGTCATATGAGCTCCGATGGTGGAAGCCCTgtgttaaaagaaaagaaaaagcataAAGAAAAG